tgaaagaactgagcaagacttccaggtcattcttcctattacactcaatgaatcaacattgaagtccccacaattaataatttgctttcccctatctgacagatagcacaacaacgcatccaagttttccaggaataaatgaaagcttcctgaaggggacctatatactgttacaattataaaagagccctccttcagtttaagttgacaggcacatgcttctatatgttgctctagacaaaacttttttgtagctaagctttctacacagtgataacttttgacatatgtggcaactccccctcccaccttattctctctactcatatgtgcagctagtttataatcactgatatttaccttttccatatcagacacaatgtgatgctcagacaggcatagtatatctattacattattagattcaatgtcatctaaacaaacaagGAGCTcacctactttattcttcaatcccggaatattttggtgaaaaatcgtaacattattttttactttacttttcggagaatctacttttttctttaatccacctttattttggttaaatatggtaaaaaaaattgtatggaatgtagccatgtatggaagtgaaacatggacggtaaatagtttggacaagaagagaatagaagctttcgaaatgtggtgctacagaagaatgctgaagattagatgggtagatcacataactaatgaggaggtactgaataggattggggaggagtttgtggcacaacttgaccagaagaagggatcagttggtaggacatgttctgaggcatcaagggatcaccaatttagtattggagggcagcgtggagggtaaaaatcgtagggggagaccaagagatgaatacactaagcagatgcagaaggatgtaggtttcagtaggtactgggagatgaagaagcttgcacaggatagagtagcatggagagctgcatcaaaccagtctcaggactgaagaccacagcagcagcatggtaaaattattatttactctcctgttgtgagaattttgtgagttttgggcCTCTATAGTACCTGTcagcctgaacttctcattggacactgatattagcctaAAAAACAGGTACATCCATAAGTACTAGTGTCCCCTCTTatagatttcgctaacaaccctgccagtgtGGGTGGTCAGGGCATTGTATAATTCTGGTTGTTGATGTGTCACCAAAAGTTGGCAATGGTATGCCCCAATCTGGTTTAACTCTGTTGATAGATGCCATGCTGCGTTTGCTATTTtgcaaaatgtgtaaaatgtggtcTCCACACTGCAACACTTGAAAAGGTCCAGTGTAGGGGGGCTGAAGAGGGGCTCTAACTAAATAAAAATGGAGCATGGCATGAGAGGAATCCGTCAACACTTGTGTGCAAAAACTGGATATCTGTAATGGCAAAAAGCAGGTGACCATCAGATCTTCGTGACATTTGCCTGAATTTTCTGTACCAAAAATGGTAATTCTGCCAGTTGTGGTGTGAGGTAATCTGCTGGAATACTCAGTGGCTTCCCATATACCATTTCAGCCAATAATGCATTAATGTCAGCTTTATAATCCATCCATAGTTCTAAAAGTACTAAAGGACGTTTCTCTGGCCTCTTCCCTTGGAGACACAGGAGAGCAGAATTTAAAGTTCTGTTCCATGTTTCAATGATTCCATTGCTTGTAGGATGATAACATGCTGTATGGTCATGTTAGAAACTGCACATTTAAAGAATCTGTTGGAAAAATTGGACCCAAATTGCCAGCCATGGCCTGTTGTTATGTAGAGAGGTCAGTCGAAGTGTGCTAACAAGTTTGTGACAAATGTTTCTGCAATCATCTCAGTGGATATGTCTGTGACTCTCATGGCTTCTGCTCATCTTGTGCATCTGTCAACTGCTGTGAATAAGTATTTGTAATCTTGTGAAGCTAATAGGAAGTCAATAAGTTCAATGTGTATGTGACCAAAACTATCAGAAGTAAAGAGAAAAGTCTGATAAGTGCATGAACTTGGCATACACCTGGCAATGAAGGCACTCTCAAGCCACATGAATTAATAATTTATAAATGCAATTTGTCTCTGGATATCACAGGTTATGAACACCTTTGTGAAACTGctgtgaaaatttatttatttatttattcttcataattacagccttTTATCTCAAAAGACAAAACAGGCCATacaaatcacatttccttggataATAGTAAATTCATATATTAATTACTTGTTTCTGATACTTAAGTTTTTTAAATATGAAAACTCCATCTATTACCACAAAGCTAAAATAACCTCTTAACCAGTTACCCAACTATGAATACTACTGCAAGTCCTAAAGAAGTCATTCTCTGCTTGTTTATTTGTTTTGGTGCTGTTAACCTGTAGGTGGTCATACCTGCTACAGGTACTGGATCCACCTCATACTACCCTAGTCAACAGCCATTGTCTGCTGAATTTCTTGGGCATCAGGTAGCATTTCAGCAGCATTTCCACTGTAGCAAGCAATGTCTCCCACCACTGTTATGTCTTAAAGTTCACACTTCCATGATCACTTGCATCAATTCAATGTCAGTTCTTTGGAAATTATTTCACTCAGTGGTCGCTGACCTTTGTTATCTTCTCTCCATCAGCAGAGTATGTTGTCTATCCTGGATGTCAGCATGCTGAattattgttgaatgttttgtgaAGTCTTCTTTGGCCTTCCTGGACACTGCAGTTGCAGTATCATCCAAGATGCACCAGTTCACTTTCTCTTTAGTGCAGTTTTGGGATCTAACATCCTTAATACCTGATGTCCATTACTCGCTGCATCTTCATAGAGCATGAAGTCTCACAATATGTGTCCTGGTGTGCCCACACTGCTGCATGTGTAGCTTTAATTTATCTGTCTTTTGAATTTGTATAGATAAATTGTAGATGGTCCATGTCTAGTCAGGTAATGTATCAAACCACTCAATGGGTTAAGAAATCTCATATTCAATCTCTCCCTCATGTTAGGAAGAAATTCGTATTTTATTTTGCCTGCgcctgaagtgtcccattcattttgccacagttgtaatatgcAAACTTTTATTATCTTTTTCCAATTGGCCTCAGTTCCAAGCACCCTTCACACTtccatttcattgtttttctttaaCCAGTAAAAGGCTCCTCTTTTCCTAATTTTCAAGTGCAGTGGACATGttcctagaattactaacaaagTATCATTCAGGGTAGTGCAGTAAGTGTCTGTTAATCTTAGTAGCTCTCCTCATTTCACTCTTCTCACTAATGAGGATGGCTTCATTAGCTGCAATCTATGTGCCCAAATGCTCACATCATACTTATGACTCATGTTAATATAGATTGGTGGTATAACCTGGTGTCTTCAAGAGAAGACAAAATTGCCCATTTGCAAAGGTTATAATTTCATTCATCATGTTTAAACCTTTTCTGCTTGCTTCCTATGTATGATGTGCACAGTTACAATGTTCAACCAGTAATACCCCTACATATCTTGTTATTGCACTTTCTTCTAATTGTaacacaattaattttatttttgggtgtCTTCATAGGTTTCCTTTCAGAAGGAGATACATTATTTTGGGAGATCCTGGTGACAATTCAACATTTTGACACCAGCCCTTAAGTTCATGGAGTGTCATAGTACATTTGACTTCTATAATTCTTCCAGAGTCAGCACTTACAACAAGCAgaacatcatctgcaaatgctaccaGTCCACTTATGTTACTGCTGTCATGCAACTTCTGTAGAATGGGCTCGAGTGCTGCATCCCAAAACTCTGGACCACACACTGAACCCTGTAGACAGCCTTTTGTTACTGTCTTCCATATTTTCTTTCCTGGGCATGTTGAAGAAGCACATCATCCATGGCAATAAACATATAGAGCTTTGGCTTATGTTGTGAGACAATGCATATTAGTCCCACGGAAGGATCTTCCAGCAGTAGTTGTAGTTATTGATTGATTACTTTGGCCATGGCAAGAATGTTGCAGTACTAAATGTCTACCAGACTGGAAATACAAGAAAAGTATTCAGTCAATATGTTTTCTCTGAATTCAGTATGGCCAATGTCTGTGGTAAATTTTCTGATCAAGTCAATGTGTCAGAATTTTTTATGGGAACACACCACTAACATTTTGAAGGGTTTGGATGATTGAATGTGGCCTTATCTCTGGCTCGGCTTCAATTTGAGGGTGATAATGCCTCACACTCTTGTATATCACAGACAACTCTCTATCATAAACACTCAATTTCCCTTGCCCTGGCCGTAAGTTTATTGAAAAAGATTAACAGCTGCCAATGATTGCTCACTTTTGGTGCAGAGTAGCTCCAATTGCATTTTGTCTATCGCCTACAACAAAAACCAATGGAATAAATAGTACATGGTGGGCAAGCTGCACTGCCTCCATGAGGCTCACCTGTAGGTCATGGAAGGTCTTGTCCATTTCTGGAATCCACTTGTGTACATATTTACAGTTTGATGTGGTGAGTGGAAAGTGCATTCATTAGAGTTGCTTAAATGGAAGCTGCTTCCAGAAGATAGTATTGATGAAAATTCATCATGGTCATAAAGACATCTGAGCTGCTGGTAATCCATTGGCTTTAAAAGATCAAGTAAAACAGAGAACTTATCTAGTAATAGGTAGGTACCTTCAGCTGAGAGCCTAAGGCCAAGGAACATTACTTCACTTTTGCCACTGATGCATTTGTACTTTTTTGACACAATGCTGCGGCTACACAATCTCCATCATTCATCATTAACATGTCTTTCATATATCTGAATGTCAGATGAGAGCACCAGGATATCATCCAAATATATCAAACAAAATGCTAGTCACCAAGTGAGGCagtatagtggttagcacactggactcacattcacgaGGGCGATGGTTCAAACACATAtccagccatactgatttaggttttctgtgatttccctaaatttcttcaggctaatgccaggatggttcatttgaaagggcatggcctactcccatccccatccttccctactccgatgggaccaatgaccttgctgtttggtcccctgcctgaaatcaaccaaccaaccaaaatgctAGTCCCTGTAAAACTTCATCAATGAACTGTTACCAAGTTTGGTAGCATTTTTAAGTCTGAACGATATGAATAAGAATTCAAAAACAGTGAAAAGTGTAATCACTACTGATTTTGGTACATCACAAGGAACTAACAGAATTTGATTAAAAGCCTTGAGGCAGTCCAGAACATTGAAAACAGTTTCACCTGCAAAATTGCAAGTGAATTCTTGGATATTGCATTTGGGATACCTatctgtgacagttctagaattcAATCTGCTATAATCACTGGTGGGTCTCCACAAGCCTTCTTTCATATGGACCAGGTGTATGAGAGATGCCCACAGACAGTTGGAACGACATACAGGGTGCCTCAGAAGGAATGGTGAATATTCAGGTATATTATAggatcatttgaagcaaagaagtcgaataaacatgggccctaaaatgcataccttaagtgctatgagcacttcttcatctatcatactgtgaaacaaatctcttctaccccaagctctttgctttccattttttgagaagtggtagtaagTACCAGCCAACTGCCTTgccacagtgataacaccggttacTGTTAGATCACTGAAGTAAAGCGCCGCTGGACTTGgctacacttggatgggtgaatatCCGGTCTGCTGAACACAGTTGTCagatggggtgcactcagcttttGTGAGGCAAAATTGAAGAATTATTTGATCaaaaagtagtggctccagtcatgaaaactgacaatggtcaggaaagcagtgtgctgaccacatgccactccacatccgcatccagtgacacctatcggcAGAGGATGACGTGGCCGTTcatcagtactgttgggccttctgaggcccgttcagatggagtttagtttatTTTTAGATCAtaagtaccaaaacaagaaaaaacatgtCCAGGAAGCAAGTGCTGTAACATGCATACTTTAAAAACTacaagcacttcttcatcttcactactgtgaaacaaaactcttccactgaacaaatgttcatagctcttaaggtatacattttggaGACTATATTTACTAGaccatttctttgttttgttttggtccatattacgtcACTATTTATAATTTTTGTGATCTGTTGTACCCTTGTACCCAAAAGATCATCCTTGCAGTTTGGATAGTCATACAGCTTGTgacattcacctgctttatttcttcattaatagtcCTCAGTGTCAATGTACAGCATtgttacactggctgaaaaatggggtgtggaagttCAGCACTGTAGCCGACAGTTGCACAAGTGCACTTCACAGGTCTTCTTTACTTTCACAGTtgacaaacaccccccccccccccccccagccccccccccccacacacagacacatttaacacaattatatggccagttcactaatGATAAATGTTGAAAAGCCTCATTAATACattgcaggcaacatcagcatactgctataatagtttgctgttgaacatctgtgagcaataaaaacctaaccacacagttcacagttcttgcagaataataaggtatgtgtgacactatttctcaaatgaACTGAACAAACATTATCATTAGTTGTTCTAACACACAGCCTAtctgtgttacacttattccactgcTAATCTGATGCATTGTTTTAATTTAACCAACACATAATTCATGTCTGAAaattggctgtggactgactgtctcaggtcCAAAAATCAATCCTTTATATATCCTGACAGTAATAGGCACTGAAGCTACAGATTGTTTGATGTTAAGTTACAGAAAtttcaattaaaacataactcattcaagtaagtaaatacatcaaaaaattccttctttttaacagttcattCTGCCACAAAGGCTGAGCGGAATTATTTGTTTATATGATGAAATTAGGAAaagtagttatacaaacaatacttttgacaaacttggtaattattttggaattaattaagagctggatTTGCTgaaatgtttttgaatagagccaaaaaattactttaagaatcctagtagttctccagcttgctttgtcacattacCCCTTCATTGGATTGGCCAGTTAGATACTGCAAACtgctaactgggcaattcaatgaccacaagtgacccCAGAAAGTGAGTTTAACAATCTACACACAAaagaatattacataagaaatctccttatcaaaaactacagtacatatgtgTTTCAAATTTCTGCTTATATGGACTGGCGAaatgaaaatccccatacaaaatatttacatatagtGTATTGTACACTGCCAATATTTACATTAGTGTGTTGTACAATTCCACAAATTATATTTGTAATAAAATTAGGCACATTCATcgtaagtgatgtcctttttggataaaaaaagattacattctaagatacatatcactttatacaagTTCTGTCTTGCTTCAATGAATAAATGATCATGGGCTGCAAAAAGTTAAATTGAATTGCACCTGGTAAATCAAAACCAGTGTAGTCAGTTGTGAAATCTGAATTATTTATTAGAGCATCTAATCATGAAATCTGTCAAATCAAACTTGAGGATGAGCTTATTGTGAATCCAGATATAATTACAGAATTATTCAATGAATTCTTCATTAATGAAGTGAAATCAGATTCAGTGTTGCAAATTATGACAACAAAGTACTTCCCTTCAGACTTGATCAAATGTCAGAAtgcttcacaaaatattttaagagGTCAGtaacagaagtagaaaacattatattaacactgaaaaacaaaaattattcagtttGGGATGAGGTACCCACAAATGTTttgaaatttgtgtgtaaaataataaGACCACCACCTCCCCCCTACATTTAATAATAAACCAGTCTTTTGAACATGGGTGTTTCCCAGAGGTGCTAAAGTATGCAGAAGTAAAACTGCTGTTCAAAAAAGGGTCAAGAGAGGACATGGGAAATTATCATCCCACATATCTTCTCACAGGACTGTCAAAAGTATTTGGAAAAGCTGCTTTCATCCAgattcaaaattttattgaaaaatacaagATTATTTTTAAAACTCAATTTTTCTTCCAATCTGGAAAAAGCACTACAGATATGATAAAAAAGTTTGTTGATAAAATCATTAGACAATAAGAATAAAGTCACAGGTATCTTTTGTGATCCCacaaaagcttttgactcagtaatCCACCACTTCTTATCCGCAAACTTGACAAGTATTGAATTAGGTGTACTGTTTTACAGTGGCTTCCTTTATACCTGTGcaataggaaacaaagagtgattgCCCCTACAAATGCAGCAAATTACTTTTCCAAATGGAAGAATGTGTCCCTCAAGATTCTATTCTAGGACCTATTTTGTTTCTATTCTCCATTATTGACGTATCAATTAATGTAAATGCTCCAtaggtcttatttgcagatgacatggctaTATTAATTGCAGAAGAGGAGCCAGAAACTATTCCCATCAGTATCATCAATACAATGGACCACTTAGAAGCTTGGTTTCACCTCAGTGGGTTAACCCTAAACATGCAGAACACCCATGTGGTCtagttcagaacaaaacagtcaacATCATGGGAAATTAAAATGAACCACAAAAATCAAAATCTAGAAGAAGGGGATTCTGGGAAATTTTTAGGATAAAACctagacaaaaatttaaattggaataaacatgttgaATATCTATTAAATAAACTGTGTAGCTTTGCACTTGCCATACAAATGTTAGGTAATGCTACTAACATGGACACAAGGAGAATTGCATATCATAGCTACTTCCAGTCAGTTATAAGGTATGGTTTTGTTTTTCGGGGACATTCAAGCAACTTACTGCACATGCTGAAATTACAGAAAAGAACAGTTGGAAACATGTGTGCTATACATCCAAGAAAATCATGTTGGTCATTATTTAAGAATCTGAAATTATTAACAATACCCTCCCTACCTATGATATAATTATTTTACACAATGATTTAGAGGTATGCCATGAGAACTGCTTTGATCACACTTTCAATAccagaaataaaaaacatttatgcAGCCTGCTCatcatttaaaattatatgcttgaGCTCCCTAgtatatgggaatgaaaatttacaacaaactAAAAGCCAAGAACATTCTGGGTATGAATCTAGATTCACTGGAAAGAAAACTGCACAACACTTTACTTCAGTGATGCTACTACTCAGTTCAAGAATTTGTGAACAATGAATTGTATATTTGAGTACGATGTAGTTTATGAATTGTCTTATTATGTAAATATGTGAAGGTATCTTTTTACAATAAGTTACATTAATATTTAATTCATTTTATTAACCATAGCTTTATATCAATGAAATTGTACAAACCATATTAGACATGTCTCCAGTACTCTAATCATATGGTTAGTTTATGcatgttatgagacaaataaatcacaattcacaaagtataaaactaaactaaaattaATATGacatcattttttttcatttcagcattATTCTATGGTAATTATGAAATATGTTTCTCTGCACTGACTTTAAAgtgtcctatttaaaaaaactccaAAGCAAAAGTAAGTGGAAGGGTACTGAAACATTGGAAGTGCCTGTTCCCCATATGTATCTTTCCCTATAACACTATTTTTTGTGTGGTTTTATAAGATCTCTGTAGTCAATAAGTTTGAG
This Schistocerca nitens isolate TAMUIC-IGC-003100 chromosome 1, iqSchNite1.1, whole genome shotgun sequence DNA region includes the following protein-coding sequences:
- the LOC126247103 gene encoding uncharacterized protein LOC126247103 gives rise to the protein MRVTDISTEMIAETFVTNFNGIIETWNRTLNSALLCLQGKRPEKRPLVLLELWMDYKADINALLAEMVYGKPLSIPADYLTPQLAELPFLISSFCTQVLTDSSHAMLHFYLVRAPLQPPYTGPFQVLQCGDHILHILQNSKRSMASINRVKPDWGIPLPTFGDTSTTRIIQCPDHPHWQGC